A genomic segment from Aegilops tauschii subsp. strangulata cultivar AL8/78 chromosome 1, Aet v6.0, whole genome shotgun sequence encodes:
- the LOC141022182 gene encoding histone H3.2, producing MARTKQTARKSTGGKAPRKQLATKAARKSAPATGGVKKPHRFRPGTVALREIRKYQKSTELLIRKLPFQRLVREIAQDFKTDLRFQSSAVSALQEAAEAYLVGLFEDTNLCAIHAKRVTIMPKDIQLARRIRGERA from the coding sequence ATGGCCCGCACCAAGCAGACGGCGAGGAAGTCCACCGGCGGCAAGGCGCCGCGGAAGCAGCTGGCGACCAAGGCCGCCCGCAAGTCCGCCCCGGCCACCGGCGGCGTCAAGAAGCCCCACCGCTTCCGCCCCGGCACCGTCGCGCTCCGTGAGATCCGCAAGTACCAGAAGAGCACGGAGCTGCTCATCCGCAAGCTCCCCTTCCAGCGCCTCGTCCGCGAGATCGCCCAGGACTTCAAGACCGACCTCCGCTTCCAGTCCTCCGCCGTCTCCGCCCTGCAGGAGGCCGCCGAGGCCTACCTCGTCGGCCTCTTCGAGGACACCAACCTCTGCGCCATCCACGCCAAGCGCGTCACCATCATGCCCAAGGACATCCAGCTCGCCCGCCGGATCCGTGGCGAGAGGGCCTAG
- the LOC109762286 gene encoding histone H4, protein MSGRGKGGKGLGKGGAKRHRKVLRDNIQGITKPAIRRLARRGGVKRISGLIYEETRGVLKIFLENVIRDAVTYTEHARRKTVTAMDVVYALKRQGRTLYGFGG, encoded by the coding sequence ATGTCCGGGCGTGGCAAGGGAGGCAAGGGGCTCGGCAAGGGCGGCGCCAAGCGCCACAGGAAGGTTCTGCGCGACAACATCCAgggcatcaccaagccggcgatCCGGCGGCTGGCGCGGAGGGGCGGCGTGAAGCGCATCTCAGGGCTCATCtacgaggagacccgcggcgtGCTCAAGATCTTCCTCGAGAACGTCATCCGCGACGCCGTCACCTACACCGAGCACGCCCGCCGCAAGACCGTCACCGCCATGGACGTCGTCTACGCGCTCAAGCGCCAGGGACGCACCCTCTACGGCTTCGGCGGCTAG